TAAACGACAAACAGGCATCGATTTATCGTTGTATAAAGAAGCGCAGATGAAACGTCGATTAAATTCATTGCGAGAAAAAAGAGGTTTTCGCGATTTTAATCAATTTTATCAAGGGATGCTCGATGATGGTGAGCTTTTCAACGAATTCTTAGAGCGAATGACGATCAATGTTTCGGAGTTTTATCGGAACCCTAGGCGGTGGGATGTTCTTGAAAATAAAATCATTCCGCGCTTATTGACGCAAAAACGACGACTTAAAATTTGGAGTGCTGCCTGTTCAACAGGAGAAGAGCCATACACGATAGCGATGATTATGTCTAAGTTTGTGCCACTTTCCTCGGTATCCATTTTAGCTACAGATATTGACCGTGCGATTCTTGAACGAGCAAAGGCTGGTGTTTATTCGGAGCGTGCGCTTAAAGAAGTTCCAAAAGACATGTTGAAGAAATATTTTACAAAGGACGAGCTAGGCTATCGTGTAACGAGAGATATCAAAAGTGTCATCCAATTCAAGGAGCAAAATTTGTTATCAGATCGATTTGAGGACGACTTTGATTTAATTGTTTGTCGAAATGTAATGATTTACTTTACGGAAGAAGCCAAGCACGAGCTCTATCACAAATTCAGCGATGCTCTTAAACCAGGTGGTGTCCTGTTTGTTGGCAGTACTGAGCAAATCTTTAACCCGAGTACGTATGGATTTGAATCAGAGGATACTTTTTTTTATCGAAAGGTTTCAACATAGGGTAGGTTAATCCAATGATTAACCTATTTTTAGTAACATGAAGGGAATGATCTCAATCATCATTCGTTAAAGCTGTGATGAGGTAGAAGTGACATTTTTTTGTAAATATCAAACTTTTTATTTGAATCGAAAGACAAATGAAAATACTTATGTTATTATTTAGTACATAAAAGCGTTAAAGGCATGAGGCGTAATGACTAAGGAGGAGTATATAGTATGAGGTATTTAACAGCTGGAGAATCACACGGACCGCAATTAACGACAATCCTTGAAGGAATTCCTGCTCATTTAGAGTTAGCAGCAGAAGATATAAATATAGATTTAGCTCGTCGCCAAGGTGGTTATGGACGTGGGAGACGAATGCAAATTGAAAAAGATCAAGTGCAAATTTTAAGTGGTGTTCGTCACGGGAAAACAACAGGGGCGCCTATTGCTCTTGTTGTGGAAAATAAGGATTGGAAAAATTGGACAAAGATTATGGGGGCGGACCCCTTAACAGAGGAAGAGGAAAAAGAAGTGAAGCGTAAAATTTCACGCCCGCGCCCAGGTCATGCTGACTTAAATGGTGCAATCAAATATGGGCATCGTGACATGCGTAATATATTAGAGCGTTCCTCTGCACGAGAGACAACGGTTCGTGTCGCGGCTGGAGCGGTTGCAAAAAAAGTGTTGAAAACATTTGGTATCAAGGTGGCTGGACAGGTTCTTGAAATTGCTGGCATTAAGGCAGAGCAAACGGACTATTCTTCGATTGAAGACTTACAACAACGAACAGAAAAATCTCCTGTGCGTTGCTTGGATGAAGCGGCTTCAGAAAAAATGATGGTAGCCATTGATGAAGCAAAAAAGCAAGGTGATTCTATCGGTGGCGTTGTAGAAGTTGTGATCGAAGGTGTACCGATTGGGTTAGGTAGTCATGTGCAATATGACAAAAAGTTAGATGCGAAAATTGCAGCAGCTGTTATGAGCATCAATGCATTCAAAGGAGTCGAAATTGGGATCGGATTTGAAGCGGCGCGTAAGCCTGGAAGTGAAGTCCATGATGAAATAATTTGGGATGAAGATAAGGGCTATACTCGACGTACAAATAACCTTGGTGGTTTTGAAGGTGGAATGACAAATGGAATGCCGATCGTTGTTAAGGGGGTTATGAAGCCAATCCCTACCTTATACAAGCCACTGCAAAGCGTTGATATCGAAACAAAGGAGACGTTTGCTGCTAGTATCGAACGTTCTGATAGTTGCGCGGTTCCAGCAGCATCTGTTGTTGCTGAATCTGTCGTTGCATGGGAAGTTGCTAAAGCATTGCTTGAGAAGTTCGGAAGTGATCAAGTAACAGAAATTGCGGAAAATATTGATCGATACAATGAAGAGGCGAGGTCATTTTAATGCAAGACATGCTAATTTCGACAAATTCGAAGCAATATCCCGTTTTTATAGGTGAACAAATTCGTTTTGACACGGCAGCATTCACTAAACAGGTGTTGGGAGATAACGTTTCCGCGATTTTAATTATTACAGACGATGTCGTCGCCAAACATTACTTAGACGATTTGAAAAACTGTTTGCGTGATCATAACCATGTCTTTTCATATACACTCGACCACGGTGAGCAAGCGAAGTCATTTCAGCAGTACTATGATATCCAAACGTACGCGCTTGAAAAAGGACTTGATCGACGTTCACTCATCATCGCATTAGGTGGTGGTGTGGTTGGTGATATTGCCGGCTTTGTCGCAGCTACGTATATGCGAGGGATCCCATTTATCCAAGTGCCAACAACGTTACTTGCACATGATAGCAGTGTTGGCGGGAAGGTAGCTATTAATCATCCGTTAGGGAAAAATATGATTGGTGCCTTCCATCAGCCAGAAGCCGTTATTTATGACTATTCGGTCTTTTCTACGTTACCAGAGTCACAGTGGCGCTCAGGTTTTGCGGAAGTGATAAAACATGCACTTATCTGGGATCCTCAATTTTACGATTGGTTACGAGAAGAGGTTGATACGTTTGCTGATATTAGTGGGGAGACAGCAGAACGTCTTTTAATGAGATCAATGGCTGTTAAGGCTGCTGTCGTCCAAGAAGATGAAAGAGAATCAGGAATTCGTGCATTTTTGAATTTTGGCCATACATTAGGCCATGCGATAGAGACAGAGTTAGGCTACGGGAAAATAACCCATGGCGAAGCTGTAGTGATTGGAATGGCTTTTGCACTTAAGCTTAGTGAACGTCTGTTTCGTTGTTCGTTAGGGAGTGAGGATCTTTCTGCTTGGTTTCGTCGTTATGGCTACGATACTGAGATCCCGCAATCATTATCGGCAGAACAATTGTTAAGAACAATGAGGAAAGATAAAAAAGTTCAAAACGGGATCATTCGGATGGTGTTGTTAAAAAAAATCGGGCAAGCTGAACTTGTTGAGGTCGATGAAGAGCAAATACATTCATTGTTAGTTGAAGATTTGGGGGAGGTGTGACAATGATTAGAGGGATTCGTGGAGCAACAACGATTACTGAAAATGATGCTGAGAAGATTTTACGTGCAACAGAGGCCTTGGTAACGGAAATGATTACAAAAAATGATATCAAAGCCGATGATGTTGCTCATGTCATCATCACTGTTACTGACGATATCGATGCCGCCTTCCCAGCCAAGGCGATTCGCAGTTTTGAAGGTTGGACGTATGTACCGGTGATGTGTTCACGTGAAATTCCAGTGCCGGGCAGTTTAGAACACTGTATTCGAATCATGATGACTGTCAATACAACAAAGGCACAACAAGATATTGAGCATGTATACTTAGAGAAGGCGGTTCAATTACGACCAGATTTGCAATTGACAAAGGATCACCGTTCACGTTAAGATGATACCAATTAAAAGATTATGGTTTTGAGTGAAGAGATTCAGTAAGAGTTTAGTTTAGTTGAGATGAGAATGAATGAGTTGAGGAGAGCTGAGCATAGCATAGGTAGTTTTTGGTGACGTCTACCCTATGACTTTTCAGTTATAGGGTTTTTTCTATATCTTATCATTTAAAAAAGGTTTAATAGAATAATTAAACAGTGTTAGACATTCTAACGCTTGTTTCCTCATCGGCCTCCTCAATTTATTTTCATTCCTCCAGTTCATTAGAGAGGTGAAAATAAATGAATGAAACAACATTATCTACATTTTTGGAAGATTCCCAAATTTATCATACCATCCCAATTGTTCGACATTTCTTTGCGGATACGTTAACCCCTATTCAAATTTTTCGACAACTTGAGAATGATGCAGCCTTTCTGTTGGAAAGTAAGGATGAGCAGTCGCCATGGTCTCGTTTTTCGTTTATTGGCTTGAATCCTTTTCTATCCTTAGAGGAAGAAGATGGTGTCTATGAATTAAAAACGAAGAAACGAGAATCTGTTCTAACGGAAGCTTCGTTTCAAGCAGCCTTTGATGCAACGCTTGATTATTTAAAAGTAAAGCCTATTGATACGCCAATTCCGTTTAAGGGTGGAGCTGTGGGCTATATCGCTTATGATGCGATCAGAGAAATCGAGCCAGTTTTACAGCAAAACAAAAAGCACGAAACCAATAAGTTTCATTTTCTCTTTTGTGAAACGATCATTGCCTATGATCATATAAAAAAAGAATTGTTCATCGTCTACCATGCAAGAACGACGAGCGATCATGATCAAAACAAAGAGGTGTATCAAAGGGCGACAAGGGATATTGAAGCTATTGTCGAGAAACTTACGGTGTCAACACAGGAGTCAAAATTATTTTCACCACCAAAGGTTGTTGAGGATGTTGATTTCTCAAATGTGAAATCAAATTATGAGCGACAACAATTTCTTGATGATGTCAATAAGATCAAGGATTATATCCGCGCAGGTGATGTGTTCCAAACGGTATTGTCGCAACGTTTTGAATTAGACGTTTCGGTATCAGGCCTTGATGTTTATCGTGTATTACGGATGATTAACCCATCCCCCTATTTATTTTATTTGAAAATCGGTGGTCAGGAAATCGTCGGTAGTTCCCCAGAGCGTCTCGTACAAATTCAAGAAGGTCATGTCGAAATCCATCCCATTGCGGGTACGAGAAAACGTGGGCGTACAGCAGAGGAGGATGATCGTCTTGCTCAAGAGTTGTTAGCGGATGAGAAGGAGAGAGCTGAACACTATATGCTAGTGGACCTTGCGCGTAATGATGTTGGCAGAGTTTCTACTTATGGAAGTGTTGATACTCCTGTATTAATGGAGATTGGCCGGTTTTCACATGTGATGCATATTATTTCGAAAGTAACTGGAAAATTAGGTGAACATGTGCATCCCATTGAGGCCTTGATGTCATCTTTCCCAGCTGGAACTGTTTCGGGGGCTCCTAAAATTAGAGCGATGGAAATCTTACAAGAAATTGAGCCGACGGATCGGAATGTCTATGCAGGGGCAATCGGTTACCTTGGTTATGATGGGAATGTTGATTCATGTATAGCGATTCGGACGATGGTGATTAAAGATCAGAAGGCATATGTTCAAGCTGGCGCTGGAGTCGTTGCTGATTCCGTACCTGAGATGGAGTGGGAAGAAACAAGAAATAAAGCAAAAGCACTGATCAAAGCGATTCAAGTGGCTGAAGACATGTTTGCAGAGGAGGCAATTCGTCATGGTTAAAGAAATCTTGAAGAAATGTATGGAAGGAACGCGGTTGACGGAGCAGGAAGCGAAGCGAGTCATGGATGATATAATGGAAGGGAAGGCGACGGAAAGCCAAATTGCAAGCTTATTAACGGTACTACGCTTTCGAGGTGAAACGGTAGATGAAATGACAGGGTTTGCAAAGTCTATGAAAGAACATGCGATCACAATTCCTCATCAAGAAGACGTTGTTGTTGATACATGTGGAACTGGCGGAGATGAAGCAAAGACGTTTAATATTTCCACAACAACAGCCATTGTCTTATCCGCATGCGGAGTAAAGGTAGCAAAGCATGGGAATCGGGCTGTGTCTTCTAAAAGTGGCAGTGCAGACGCATTGGAAAAACTAAATGTATCGATCCAATCGACACCAGAATCAGCAGCAGAAGCTCTTCGAGATAAAGGAATGTGCTTTATGTTTGCTCCGCTTTATCATGTTGCGATGAAACATGCGGTTACACCGAGAAAAGAAATAGGCTTTAGAACCATTTTTAACCTCCTTGGCCCGTTAACGAATCCAGCACAGTCAAAAAATCAATTGATCGGTGTATATGATACGAGGCAAGCTGAAAAAATGGCCGAAACGTTAGCGCGTCTTGGTTCAAAACGTGCGTTGCTCGTGACGGGGGGAGAAGGGATTGACGAATGTTCGATTTCAAGCCACACTGATATTGTCGAACTAAACGAAGGGAAGATTCGGCGTTATGTGATTACACCTGAGGATGTTGGTCTTCAAAGAGGTAACTTTAAAGATATTCAGGTCAATACAGTGACAGAGAGCGCAACACTTGTTAAGCAAGTTCTTGAAGGTGAGGCTAATCTGTCAGCGACCAATATTGTCCTCTTAAATGCGGGTGCTGGGTTATACGTCGCAGGTCAGGTAGAATCGATTGCTGAAGGAGTTGCCGAAGTAAAAAAAGTATTCAAAACAAACCAGGTACGAGATCACTTTTTAAAATTGCAAATTGAAAGGCAGGAATCCCAACATGCTTGAGAAAATTATTGAAACAAAAATTGAAGAAATCGAACATATTACCTTGCCGGAGTCGATTGATGTACCTCATTTTTCCCTTTATGATCATATTACAAATAGCAACCGTAACGTTGGATTGATTGCAGAAGTGAAGAAAGCATCCCCATCCAAAGGGATCATTAGGGCTGACTTTGATCCTTTAACGATTGCAAAAGGGTATGAACGGGGTGGGGCAGATGCAATTTCTGTTCTTACAGATCAAACTTATTTTCAAGGGCACCGTGATTATTTAACTGCGATAAAAAGAGTGTGCAACCGTCCTGTAATGAGAAAAGATTTTATTATCAGCTCGATTCAAATTGAAGAGAGTGTCCGGATTGGAGCAGATGCCATTCTATTAATTGCAGGGATCTTTGAAGCTACCAAACTACAACAATTGTATGAAGAAGCGTTTGAGAAGGGATTAGAATGTCTTGTTGAGGTTCATTCCGAGGAAGAGTTGGAAGAACTATTGTCGGTATTTACGCCGAAGATTATTGGTGTAAATAATCGCAATTTAAAGACGTTTCAAACCTCTTTAACACAAACAGATAAAATGAGTCGGTTGATCCCAGAAGGAAGTGTATTTATTAGTGAAAGTGGTATTCATACCCGTGTAGACCTTGACCGTGTAGAAAAAGCGGGGGCCGCTGGAGTTTTAGTCGGAGAATCGCTAATGCGTGCGGAAACACCAGAGGCGGGTATTCATTTACTGTTTGGAGGCGAAAACGTTGCGTCCACTTCTTAAGTACTGTGGGAATCACTCACTTTCCGACTTACAGGCTACTTTGGAGAGTAACGCAGATTTTATTGGGGTCGTATTTGCTGAAAGTAAGCGTCAGGTCACGGCTGATCAAGTAGTCGAGTGGTTGAAGGAAGTTGAATTGTCTCCACAGCAGCAATTAGTAGGGCTGTTTGTCAATCCGTCTGTAACAGAGATTGACGATGTTTTACAAAGAGTACCTTTACAAGTGATTCAATGTCACGGAAATGAAAGCAAGGAACTCGTATCCAGTATAAAACAAACATTTGGACTTCCTGTCTGGAAGGTGATTCATCATCATAAAGGCGGGCTAGAACAAATGAAATCTTTTCATGGTGTATGCGACGGATTTGTTGTCGATTCGAAAGTAAAAGGTCAATGGGGTGGCACTGGGGAAACGTTTGACTGGTCAAGTGTACCCCCTTATCTAGAAGAAGGTAAACGACAAGGTGTCCCTGTGTTTATCGCTGGAGGGATTAATCCTAATAACGTCACAAAACTATTATCCTTTCACCCAACAGGCATTGATATTTCTAGTGGAATCGAACGAGACGGACAAAAAGATAAAGCAGAGATCAGTAGATTAGAAGAGAGGTTGAAAAACAATGAGTAAGATTTATCCTGATCAGTACGGGCGCTTTGGGAATTTTGGGGGTAAATTTGTTCCAGAAACGTTAATGAATGCCCTCGAAGAACTTGAAGCTGCGTTGAATGAAGCGCTAAGAGATGAATCATTTTTACAAGCATATGATCATCACTTGAAACAATATGCAGGGCGGCCAACAACAATTTCGTTTGCAGAAAACCTGACAAAACAATTTGGTGGTGCAAAAATCTATTTAAAGCGAGAAGATCTTGTTCATACAGGGGCACACAAATTAAATAACGCTCTAGGACAAGCGCTGCTAGCGAAGCGTATGGGAAAGAAAAAAATCGTCGCTGAAACGGGCGCAGGCCAACATGGGGTAGCAACTGCTACGATTGCCGCTCGTTTTGGATTAGAGTGTAAAGTGTTTATGGGTGAAGAAGATATGGAACGACAAGCCTTAAA
The genomic region above belongs to Desertibacillus haloalkaliphilus and contains:
- the aroH gene encoding chorismate mutase — protein: MIRGIRGATTITENDAEKILRATEALVTEMITKNDIKADDVAHVIITVTDDIDAAFPAKAIRSFEGWTYVPVMCSREIPVPGSLEHCIRIMMTVNTTKAQQDIEHVYLEKAVQLRPDLQLTKDHRSR
- the trpD gene encoding anthranilate phosphoribosyltransferase, which translates into the protein MVKEILKKCMEGTRLTEQEAKRVMDDIMEGKATESQIASLLTVLRFRGETVDEMTGFAKSMKEHAITIPHQEDVVVDTCGTGGDEAKTFNISTTTAIVLSACGVKVAKHGNRAVSSKSGSADALEKLNVSIQSTPESAAEALRDKGMCFMFAPLYHVAMKHAVTPRKEIGFRTIFNLLGPLTNPAQSKNQLIGVYDTRQAEKMAETLARLGSKRALLVTGGEGIDECSISSHTDIVELNEGKIRRYVITPEDVGLQRGNFKDIQVNTVTESATLVKQVLEGEANLSATNIVLLNAGAGLYVAGQVESIAEGVAEVKKVFKTNQVRDHFLKLQIERQESQHA
- a CDS encoding phosphoribosylanthranilate isomerase, translating into MRPLLKYCGNHSLSDLQATLESNADFIGVVFAESKRQVTADQVVEWLKEVELSPQQQLVGLFVNPSVTEIDDVLQRVPLQVIQCHGNESKELVSSIKQTFGLPVWKVIHHHKGGLEQMKSFHGVCDGFVVDSKVKGQWGGTGETFDWSSVPPYLEEGKRQGVPVFIAGGINPNNVTKLLSFHPTGIDISSGIERDGQKDKAEISRLEERLKNNE
- the trpC gene encoding indole-3-glycerol phosphate synthase TrpC, translating into MLEKIIETKIEEIEHITLPESIDVPHFSLYDHITNSNRNVGLIAEVKKASPSKGIIRADFDPLTIAKGYERGGADAISVLTDQTYFQGHRDYLTAIKRVCNRPVMRKDFIISSIQIEESVRIGADAILLIAGIFEATKLQQLYEEAFEKGLECLVEVHSEEELEELLSVFTPKIIGVNNRNLKTFQTSLTQTDKMSRLIPEGSVFISESGIHTRVDLDRVEKAGAAGVLVGESLMRAETPEAGIHLLFGGENVASTS
- the aroC gene encoding chorismate synthase, whose protein sequence is MRYLTAGESHGPQLTTILEGIPAHLELAAEDINIDLARRQGGYGRGRRMQIEKDQVQILSGVRHGKTTGAPIALVVENKDWKNWTKIMGADPLTEEEEKEVKRKISRPRPGHADLNGAIKYGHRDMRNILERSSARETTVRVAAGAVAKKVLKTFGIKVAGQVLEIAGIKAEQTDYSSIEDLQQRTEKSPVRCLDEAASEKMMVAIDEAKKQGDSIGGVVEVVIEGVPIGLGSHVQYDKKLDAKIAAAVMSINAFKGVEIGIGFEAARKPGSEVHDEIIWDEDKGYTRRTNNLGGFEGGMTNGMPIVVKGVMKPIPTLYKPLQSVDIETKETFAASIERSDSCAVPAASVVAESVVAWEVAKALLEKFGSDQVTEIAENIDRYNEEARSF
- the trpE gene encoding anthranilate synthase component I is translated as MNETTLSTFLEDSQIYHTIPIVRHFFADTLTPIQIFRQLENDAAFLLESKDEQSPWSRFSFIGLNPFLSLEEEDGVYELKTKKRESVLTEASFQAAFDATLDYLKVKPIDTPIPFKGGAVGYIAYDAIREIEPVLQQNKKHETNKFHFLFCETIIAYDHIKKELFIVYHARTTSDHDQNKEVYQRATRDIEAIVEKLTVSTQESKLFSPPKVVEDVDFSNVKSNYERQQFLDDVNKIKDYIRAGDVFQTVLSQRFELDVSVSGLDVYRVLRMINPSPYLFYLKIGGQEIVGSSPERLVQIQEGHVEIHPIAGTRKRGRTAEEDDRLAQELLADEKERAEHYMLVDLARNDVGRVSTYGSVDTPVLMEIGRFSHVMHIISKVTGKLGEHVHPIEALMSSFPAGTVSGAPKIRAMEILQEIEPTDRNVYAGAIGYLGYDGNVDSCIAIRTMVIKDQKAYVQAGAGVVADSVPEMEWEETRNKAKALIKAIQVAEDMFAEEAIRHG
- a CDS encoding CheR family methyltransferase, whose amino-acid sequence is MTQDYRQFITNIKRQTGIDLSLYKEAQMKRRLNSLREKRGFRDFNQFYQGMLDDGELFNEFLERMTINVSEFYRNPRRWDVLENKIIPRLLTQKRRLKIWSAACSTGEEPYTIAMIMSKFVPLSSVSILATDIDRAILERAKAGVYSERALKEVPKDMLKKYFTKDELGYRVTRDIKSVIQFKEQNLLSDRFEDDFDLIVCRNVMIYFTEEAKHELYHKFSDALKPGGVLFVGSTEQIFNPSTYGFESEDTFFYRKVST
- the aroB gene encoding 3-dehydroquinate synthase; the encoded protein is MQDMLISTNSKQYPVFIGEQIRFDTAAFTKQVLGDNVSAILIITDDVVAKHYLDDLKNCLRDHNHVFSYTLDHGEQAKSFQQYYDIQTYALEKGLDRRSLIIALGGGVVGDIAGFVAATYMRGIPFIQVPTTLLAHDSSVGGKVAINHPLGKNMIGAFHQPEAVIYDYSVFSTLPESQWRSGFAEVIKHALIWDPQFYDWLREEVDTFADISGETAERLLMRSMAVKAAVVQEDERESGIRAFLNFGHTLGHAIETELGYGKITHGEAVVIGMAFALKLSERLFRCSLGSEDLSAWFRRYGYDTEIPQSLSAEQLLRTMRKDKKVQNGIIRMVLLKKIGQAELVEVDEEQIHSLLVEDLGEV